In a genomic window of Candidatus Acidiferrales bacterium:
- the murQ gene encoding N-acetylmuramic acid 6-phosphate etherase has translation MTGQKILFEQLKTLITEARNPASMDIDSKSTFEILKVINDEDKKVAFAIEQELPYIADAVDIVVHALKEGGRLFYVGAGTSGRIGVQDAAECPPTFGTDPEMIQGMIAGGKPAMFKAQEGAEDHEENGACDIVAHGVAERDVVCGIAASRRTPYVIGAVRKARELGAKTIFVTSNPRSQFNLDADVAICPEVGPEIIMGSTRMKSATAQKMILNMLTTAVMIKLGKVYENMMVDLQMTNNKLEERSKRILMTITGLDYERAERVLKSAAGHVKTAVVMVRANVEAKEARRRLAKSDGFVRLAIGSKFGKDKNH, from the coding sequence ATGACAGGTCAAAAAATTTTGTTCGAGCAACTCAAGACGCTCATTACTGAAGCCCGAAATCCGGCATCTATGGACATCGACTCGAAAAGCACATTCGAAATTCTGAAGGTCATTAATGATGAAGACAAGAAAGTTGCGTTCGCCATTGAACAAGAGCTTCCTTACATCGCCGATGCTGTTGATATCGTGGTGCATGCTCTGAAGGAGGGCGGCAGACTTTTTTATGTGGGAGCCGGCACGAGCGGGCGTATCGGCGTTCAAGATGCTGCCGAATGTCCGCCGACATTCGGAACAGATCCGGAGATGATTCAGGGAATGATTGCAGGTGGAAAACCCGCCATGTTCAAGGCTCAAGAGGGTGCCGAGGATCATGAAGAGAACGGTGCATGCGATATCGTGGCACACGGCGTCGCCGAAAGAGATGTGGTGTGCGGAATAGCGGCAAGTCGCCGTACACCTTATGTCATAGGCGCAGTCAGGAAAGCTCGCGAACTTGGCGCGAAGACGATTTTTGTCACGTCAAACCCTCGCTCGCAGTTTAACCTAGACGCCGATGTTGCAATTTGTCCTGAAGTCGGTCCTGAAATTATTATGGGTTCGACAAGAATGAAATCCGCCACTGCACAAAAAATGATTTTGAACATGCTCACAACTGCCGTTATGATAAAGCTGGGAAAGGTGTATGAGAACATGATGGTCGACCTCCAGATGACGAACAACAAACTCGAGGAGAGATCGAAACGGATCCTCATGACGATAACCGGACTTGATTATGAGAGGGCCGAGCGGGTTTTGAAAAGTGCAGCCGGGCATGTGAAAACGGCCGTGGTGATGGTCCGGGCGAATGTGGAAGCAAAAGAGGCGCGCAGGAGACTCGCAAAGTCGGATGGATTTGTCAGACTTGCGATAGGAAGCAAATTTGGAAAAGACAAAAACCACTAG